From the Amblyraja radiata isolate CabotCenter1 chromosome 12, sAmbRad1.1.pri, whole genome shotgun sequence genome, one window contains:
- the fundc2 gene encoding FUN14 domain-containing protein 2, whose product MAAAKDQGNEGDQFEVLDLAEYAKRQRWWNRFFGRNSGPIAEKYTVATQLMIGGASGWCAGFLFQKVGKLAATAVGGGFFLLQVANHTGYITVDWKRVERDVNKAKKQLKIGKNKVTSEVHGAFDEVTVFVKKNIVLTGGFVGGFLIGLAS is encoded by the exons ATGGCGGCGGCAAAAG ATCAGGGTAATGAAGGTGATCAGTTTGAAGTGTTGGATTTGGCTGAATATGCCAAACGACAAAGATGGTGGAACCGATTCTTTGGAAGAAACTCTGGACCTATTGCTGAGAAATATACAGTAGCAACACAGTTGATGATTGGAGGAGCCAGTGGATG GTGTGCAGGCTTCCTCTTTCAGAAAGTTGGAAAATTAGCTGCAACTGCAGTTGGTGGAGGCTTCTTCTTGCTACAG GTTGCCAATCACACAGGATACATCACTGTTGACTGGAAACGAGTAGAGAGAGATGTGAACAAGGCAAAGAAACAGTTGAAAATTGGAAAAAATAAGGTTACTTCGGAAGTACACGGTGCATTTGATGAG GTGACCGTGTTTGTGAAAAAGAATATTGTCCTCACGGGTGGTTTTGTTGGTGGCTTCCTAATTGGACTTGCATCATGA